A single window of Leclercia adecarboxylata DNA harbors:
- the iclR gene encoding glyoxylate bypass operon transcriptional repressor IclR, whose product MVATVPAKRGRKPAAAAAPAGGQVQSLTRGLKLLEWIAESHSSVALTELAQQAGLPNSTTHRLLTTMQQLGFVRQVGELGHWSVGAHAFIVGSSFLQSRNLLAIVHPILRKLMEDSGETVNLAVLDQSDHQAIIIDQVQCTQLMRMSAPIGGKLPMHASGAGKAFLSQLSEEQVTGLLHRKGLHAYTHATLVSPVHLKEDLALTRKRGYSFDDEEHALGLRCLAACIFDEHREPFAAISISGPISRMTDDRVTELGALVIKAAKEVTLAYGGIR is encoded by the coding sequence ATGGTCGCCACCGTTCCCGCTAAACGCGGCAGAAAACCCGCCGCCGCAGCCGCCCCGGCGGGCGGACAAGTCCAGTCCCTGACGCGGGGCCTTAAACTGCTGGAGTGGATAGCCGAGTCGCACAGCAGCGTGGCGCTGACCGAGCTGGCCCAGCAGGCTGGCCTGCCGAACTCCACCACCCATCGCCTGCTAACCACCATGCAGCAGCTGGGCTTTGTCCGTCAGGTGGGCGAGCTGGGGCACTGGTCCGTGGGTGCCCATGCGTTTATCGTCGGCAGCAGTTTTTTGCAGAGCCGTAACCTGCTCGCTATCGTGCACCCGATCCTGCGCAAGCTGATGGAGGACTCCGGCGAGACGGTCAACCTGGCGGTGCTCGACCAGAGCGATCACCAGGCGATTATTATCGACCAGGTGCAGTGTACCCAGCTGATGCGCATGTCGGCGCCGATTGGCGGCAAGCTGCCGATGCACGCCTCCGGAGCGGGAAAAGCATTCCTGTCCCAGCTCAGCGAAGAGCAGGTTACCGGGCTGCTGCACCGCAAGGGCTTGCACGCCTATACCCACGCGACGCTGGTGTCACCGGTGCATCTGAAAGAGGATTTGGCCCTGACGCGCAAGCGCGGCTACTCCTTTGATGACGAAGAACATGCGCTCGGTCTGCGCTGCCTGGCAGCCTGTATTTTTGACGAACACCGCGAGCCTTTTGCCGCCATCTCCATTTCCGGGCCGATCTCGCGAATGACCGATGACCGGGTGACCGAGCTGGGGGCGCTGGTGATTAAGGCGGCGAAAGAGGTGACGCTGGCGTATGGTGGGATCCGTTAA
- the aceA gene encoding isocitrate lyase — protein sequence MKTRTQQIEALQNEWTQPRWEGIERPYSAEEVVKLRGSVNPECTLAQLGAAKMWRLLHGESKKGYINSLGALTGGQALQQAKAGIEAVYLSGWQVAADANLASSMYPDQSLYPANSVPAVVERINNTFRRADQIQWASGIEPNDPRFVDYFLPIVADAEAGFGGVLNAFELMKSMIEAGAAAVHFEDQLASVKKCGHMGGKVLVPTQEAIQKLVAARLAADVLGVPTLVIARTDADAADLITSDCDPYDSQFITGERTSEGFYRTHAGIEQAISRGLAYAPYADLVWCETSTPDLALAKRFADAIHAKYPGKLLAYNCSPSFNWQKNLDDKTIASFQQELSDMGYKYQFITLAGIHSMWFNMFDLAHAYAQGEGMKHYVEKVQQPEFAASQKGYTFASHQQEVGTGYFDNVTTIIQGGASSVTALTGSTEEAQF from the coding sequence ATGAAAACCCGTACCCAACAAATCGAAGCATTACAGAACGAGTGGACTCAACCGCGCTGGGAAGGCATTGAACGCCCTTATAGCGCAGAGGAAGTGGTGAAGTTACGCGGCTCGGTCAACCCGGAGTGCACTCTGGCGCAGCTGGGGGCGGCCAAAATGTGGCGTCTGCTGCACGGCGAATCGAAGAAGGGTTACATCAATAGCCTCGGCGCGCTGACGGGTGGCCAGGCGTTGCAGCAGGCGAAAGCGGGCATTGAAGCGGTCTATCTGTCGGGCTGGCAGGTCGCGGCGGACGCCAACCTGGCGTCCAGCATGTACCCGGATCAGTCTCTCTATCCGGCAAACTCTGTCCCGGCGGTGGTGGAGCGGATCAACAACACCTTCCGTCGGGCGGATCAGATCCAGTGGGCGTCCGGGATTGAGCCAAACGATCCGCGCTTTGTGGATTACTTCCTGCCGATCGTCGCCGATGCTGAAGCGGGGTTTGGCGGGGTGCTGAATGCCTTCGAGCTGATGAAATCGATGATTGAAGCCGGTGCAGCGGCCGTTCACTTCGAAGATCAGCTGGCCTCGGTGAAGAAGTGCGGACACATGGGCGGCAAAGTGCTGGTGCCAACGCAGGAGGCGATTCAGAAACTGGTGGCCGCCCGTCTGGCCGCTGACGTGCTGGGCGTCCCGACGCTGGTGATTGCCCGTACCGATGCCGATGCCGCGGACCTGATCACCTCCGATTGCGACCCTTACGACAGCCAGTTTATTACCGGGGAGCGTACCAGCGAAGGCTTCTATCGTACCCATGCCGGCATTGAACAGGCAATCAGCCGCGGTCTGGCCTACGCCCCTTATGCGGATCTGGTGTGGTGCGAGACCTCCACCCCGGACCTGGCCCTGGCTAAACGCTTTGCTGACGCCATCCATGCGAAATATCCGGGCAAACTGCTGGCCTATAACTGCTCACCGTCCTTCAACTGGCAGAAAAACCTGGACGATAAAACCATCGCCAGCTTCCAGCAAGAGCTGTCGGACATGGGCTACAAGTATCAGTTCATCACCCTCGCGGGCATTCACAGCATGTGGTTCAACATGTTCGATCTGGCACACGCCTACGCCCAGGGCGAGGGCATGAAGCACTACGTCGAGAAGGTCCAGCAGCCAGAGTTCGCAGCAAGCCAAAAGGGCTATACCTTTGCCTCGCATCAGCAGGAAGTGGGAACGGGCTACTTCGATAACGTCACCACCATCATTCAGGGCGGCGCCTCCTCCGTGACCGCGCTGACCGGGTCGACCGAAGAAGCACAGTTCTGA
- the metH gene encoding methionine synthase yields the protein MSSKVDQLRAQLNERILVLDGGMGTMIQSYRLSEDDFRGDRFADWPCDLKGNNDLLVLSKPEIIAAIHYAYFEAGADIVETNTFNSTTIAMADYEMESLSAEINYEAAKLARACADEWTARTPEKPRYVAGVLGPTNRTASISPDVNDPAFRNITFDQLVAAYRESTRALVEGGSDLIMIETVFDTLNAKAAIYAVKEEFEALGVDLPIMISGTITDASGRTLSGQTTEAFYNSLRHADALSFGLNCALGPDELRQYVQELSRIAECYVTAHPNAGLPNAFGEYDLDAATMAAQIREWAESGFLNIVGGCCGTTPEHIAAMSHAVAGLPPRKLPELPVACRLAGLEPLNIGDESLFVNVGERTNVTGSAKFKRLIKEEKYSEALDVARQQVESGAQIIDINMDEGMLDAEAAMVRFLNLIAGEPDIARVPIMIDSSKWEVIEKGLKCIQGKGIVNSISMKEGVEPFIHHAKLVRRYGAAVVVMAFDEVGQADTRERKIEICRRAYKILTEEVGFPPEDIIFDPNIFAVATGIEEHNNYAQDFIGACEDIKRELPHALISGGVSNVSFSFRGNDPVREAIHAVFLYYAIRNGMDMGIVNAGQLAIYDDLPAELRDAVEDVILNRRDDATERMLELAEKYRGSKADDGANVQQAEWRSWDVKKRLEYSLVKGITEFIELDTEEARQQAARPIEVIEGPLMDGMNVVGDLFGEGKMFLPQVVKSARVMKQAVAYLEPYIEASKEKGSSNGKMVIATVKGDVHDIGKNIVGVVLQCNNYEIIDLGVMVPADKILKTAREVNADLIGLSGLITPSLDEMVNVAKEMERQGFTLPLLIGGATTSKAHTAVKIEQNYSGPTVYVQNASRTVGVVSALLSATQRDDFVARTRKEYETVRIQHARKKPRTPPVTLAAARDNDLAFDWSSYTPPVAHRLGVQEVTASIETLRNYIDWTPFFMTWSLAGKYPRILEDEVVGEEAQRLFKDANDLLDQLSAEKTLNPRGVVGLFPANRVGDDIEIYRDETRTHVLTVSHHLRQQTEKVGFANYCLADFVAPKLSGKADYIGAFAVTGGLEEDALADTYEAQHDDYNKIMIKAIADRLAEAFAEYLHERVRKVYWGYAPNENLSNEELIRENYQGIRPAPGYPACPEHTEKGTIWQLLDVETHTGMKLTESFAMWPGASVSGWYFSHPDSKYYAVAQIQRDQVEDYALRKGMSVSEVERWLAPNLGYDAD from the coding sequence GTGAGCAGCAAAGTAGATCAACTTCGTGCGCAGTTAAATGAACGCATTCTGGTGCTGGATGGCGGTATGGGCACCATGATCCAGAGCTATCGTCTGAGTGAAGACGACTTTCGCGGCGACCGCTTCGCCGACTGGCCCTGCGATCTGAAAGGTAACAACGACCTGCTGGTGCTCAGTAAACCAGAGATTATCGCCGCCATTCATTACGCCTATTTCGAGGCGGGTGCGGATATCGTTGAGACCAACACCTTCAACTCGACAACCATCGCCATGGCGGATTACGAGATGGAATCCCTGTCGGCGGAGATCAACTACGAGGCGGCGAAGCTGGCGCGTGCCTGTGCCGACGAGTGGACGGCCCGCACGCCGGAGAAACCGCGCTACGTGGCCGGGGTGCTCGGCCCGACCAACCGCACCGCCTCTATCTCACCGGACGTCAACGATCCGGCATTTCGTAATATCACCTTTGACCAGCTGGTGGCCGCGTACCGCGAGTCGACCCGTGCGCTGGTGGAAGGCGGTTCCGATCTGATCATGATTGAAACGGTCTTCGATACCCTCAACGCCAAAGCCGCTATCTATGCGGTGAAAGAGGAGTTCGAAGCCCTGGGCGTGGATCTGCCGATCATGATCTCCGGCACCATCACCGACGCCTCTGGCCGTACCCTCTCCGGACAGACCACGGAAGCCTTTTACAACTCCCTGCGTCACGCCGATGCCCTGAGCTTTGGCCTGAACTGTGCCCTGGGGCCGGACGAACTGCGCCAGTACGTACAGGAGCTGTCGCGCATCGCCGAATGCTACGTGACCGCTCACCCGAACGCCGGCCTGCCGAACGCCTTCGGTGAATACGATCTCGACGCCGCGACCATGGCGGCGCAGATCCGCGAATGGGCCGAGTCCGGGTTCCTGAATATTGTCGGCGGTTGCTGCGGCACCACGCCGGAGCATATCGCCGCCATGAGCCACGCCGTGGCAGGCCTGCCGCCGCGTAAATTACCCGAGCTGCCGGTTGCCTGCCGACTGGCCGGGCTTGAACCGCTGAACATTGGTGATGAGAGCCTGTTTGTGAACGTCGGGGAACGTACCAACGTCACCGGCTCCGCGAAGTTCAAGCGTCTGATCAAAGAAGAGAAATACAGCGAAGCGCTGGATGTTGCCCGCCAGCAGGTAGAGAGCGGCGCGCAAATTATCGATATCAACATGGATGAGGGGATGCTCGACGCCGAAGCGGCGATGGTGCGTTTCCTCAACCTGATCGCCGGTGAGCCGGACATTGCCCGCGTGCCGATCATGATCGACTCCTCGAAATGGGAAGTTATCGAGAAAGGGCTGAAGTGCATTCAGGGCAAGGGCATCGTTAACTCCATCTCCATGAAAGAGGGGGTTGAGCCCTTTATCCATCATGCCAAACTGGTGCGCCGCTACGGTGCCGCCGTGGTGGTGATGGCCTTTGATGAAGTGGGCCAGGCGGATACCCGCGAGCGTAAAATCGAGATCTGCCGCCGCGCGTACAAGATTTTGACCGAAGAGGTGGGCTTCCCGCCGGAAGATATCATCTTTGACCCGAATATCTTCGCCGTCGCGACCGGGATTGAAGAGCACAACAACTACGCCCAGGACTTTATCGGGGCGTGTGAAGACATCAAGCGCGAGCTGCCGCACGCGCTGATCTCCGGCGGCGTGTCGAACGTGTCGTTCTCGTTCCGCGGTAACGACCCGGTGCGTGAAGCCATCCACGCGGTGTTCCTTTACTACGCCATCCGCAACGGGATGGACATGGGGATCGTTAACGCTGGCCAGCTGGCGATTTACGACGATCTGCCAGCGGAGCTGCGCGATGCGGTAGAAGATGTGATCCTTAACCGCCGAGACGACGCGACCGAGCGCATGCTGGAGCTGGCGGAGAAATACCGCGGCAGCAAAGCCGACGACGGCGCCAACGTTCAGCAGGCCGAGTGGCGCTCGTGGGACGTGAAAAAGCGTCTCGAATATTCGCTGGTAAAAGGCATCACTGAGTTTATCGAGCTGGATACCGAAGAGGCCCGCCAGCAGGCCGCGCGCCCGATTGAGGTGATCGAAGGCCCGCTGATGGACGGCATGAACGTGGTCGGCGATCTGTTCGGCGAGGGTAAAATGTTCCTGCCGCAGGTGGTGAAATCGGCCCGCGTAATGAAGCAGGCGGTGGCGTATCTCGAGCCCTATATCGAAGCCAGCAAAGAGAAAGGCTCCAGCAACGGCAAGATGGTGATTGCCACCGTGAAGGGCGACGTACACGACATCGGCAAAAACATCGTCGGCGTAGTACTGCAGTGTAATAACTACGAGATTATCGACCTCGGCGTGATGGTGCCGGCGGATAAAATCCTCAAAACCGCGCGCGAGGTGAATGCTGACCTGATTGGCCTCTCGGGGCTGATTACCCCGTCGCTTGACGAGATGGTCAACGTGGCGAAAGAGATGGAGCGCCAGGGCTTTACCCTGCCGTTGCTGATTGGCGGGGCGACTACCTCGAAAGCGCACACGGCGGTGAAGATCGAGCAGAACTACAGCGGGCCGACGGTGTACGTACAGAACGCGTCGCGCACGGTGGGCGTGGTCTCGGCGCTGCTTTCAGCAACCCAGCGCGACGACTTTGTTGCCAGAACCCGCAAAGAGTACGAGACGGTACGTATCCAACACGCGCGCAAAAAGCCGCGCACCCCGCCGGTCACCCTGGCCGCGGCTCGTGATAACGACCTGGCCTTTGACTGGTCAAGCTATACGCCGCCGGTTGCCCATCGTCTGGGCGTGCAGGAGGTGACGGCCAGCATTGAAACCCTGCGCAACTACATCGACTGGACGCCGTTCTTTATGACCTGGTCGCTGGCCGGAAAATATCCGCGCATCCTCGAAGATGAAGTGGTGGGTGAAGAGGCCCAGCGCCTGTTTAAGGATGCCAACGACCTGCTCGATCAGCTCAGCGCGGAGAAAACCCTCAACCCGCGCGGTGTGGTGGGGCTGTTCCCGGCCAACCGTGTGGGCGATGACATCGAGATCTATCGCGATGAAACTCGCACCCACGTGCTGACGGTCAGCCATCATCTGCGTCAGCAGACCGAGAAGGTCGGTTTTGCCAACTACTGCCTGGCCGATTTCGTCGCGCCTAAGCTGAGCGGTAAAGCGGACTACATCGGTGCCTTTGCCGTAACCGGCGGGCTGGAGGAGGACGCGCTGGCGGATACCTACGAAGCGCAGCATGATGATTACAATAAAATCATGATTAAAGCGATTGCCGACCGTCTGGCCGAGGCCTTTGCCGAATACCTGCATGAGCGGGTGCGTAAAGTGTACTGGGGCTATGCCCCGAACGAGAACCTCAGCAATGAGGAGTTGATCCGCGAGAACTACCAGGGCATTCGTCCGGCCCCGGGTTATCCGGCCTGCCCGGAGCACACCGAGAAAGGCACTATCTGGCAGCTGCTGGATGTTGAAACCCATACCGGCATGAAGCTCACCGAATCTTTCGCCATGTGGCCTGGGGCGTCGGTGTCCGGCTGGTATTTCAGCCATCCTGACAGCAAGTACTACGCCGTGGCGCAGATCCAGCGCGATCAGGTGGAGGATTATGCCCTGCGTAAAGGGATGAGCGTTTCGGAAGTGGAGCGTTGGTTAGCACCGAACCTCGGCTACGACGCAGACTGA
- the aceK gene encoding bifunctional isocitrate dehydrogenase kinase/phosphatase: MSRGMELLIAQTILQGFDAQYGRFLEVTAGAQQRFEQADWHAVQQAMKQRIHLYDHHVGLVVEQLRCITGHTSTDAAFLLRVKEHYTHLLPDYPRFEIAESFFNSVYCRLFDHRSLSPERLFIFSSQPGQRFRTLSRPLAKDFFPDQGWEALLTKVLADLPLRLPWQNRPRDVGYIIAHLSETLGADNLRNCHLQVANELFYRNKAAWLVGKLVTPDATLPFLLPIHRSDEGELAVDTCLTTNAEASIVFGFARSYFMVYAPQPGALVEWLREILPGKTTAELYMAIGCQKHAKTESYREYLHYIARADEQFIEAPGIRGMVMLVFTLPGFDRVFKVIKDRFAPQKEMTAAHVRACYQLVKEHDRVGRMADTQEFENFVLDKRQIAPELMALLLREAPGKISDLGDRIAISHLYIERRMVPLNIWLEQAEGQALHDAIEEYGNAIRQLAAANIFPGDMLFKNFGVTRHGRVVFYDYDEICYMTEVNFREIPPPRYPEDELASEPWYSVSPGDVFPEEFRHWLCADPRIGTLFEEMHADLFRADYWRSLQTRIQNGHVEDVYAYRRKQRFSVRYAA; encoded by the coding sequence ATGTCGCGTGGCATGGAGTTACTGATTGCACAAACCATCCTGCAGGGCTTTGATGCCCAGTATGGCCGCTTTCTGGAGGTGACTGCCGGGGCGCAGCAGCGCTTTGAGCAGGCCGACTGGCACGCGGTGCAGCAGGCCATGAAGCAGCGTATCCACCTCTACGATCACCATGTGGGCCTGGTCGTGGAGCAATTGCGCTGCATCACCGGGCACACCAGTACCGATGCCGCGTTCTTATTGCGTGTGAAAGAGCATTACACCCATCTGCTGCCGGATTACCCTCGCTTTGAAATTGCGGAGAGCTTTTTCAACTCCGTCTACTGTCGGCTTTTTGACCACCGCTCCCTGTCACCGGAGCGGCTCTTTATTTTCAGCTCTCAGCCCGGACAACGTTTTCGCACCCTGTCGCGCCCGCTGGCGAAAGATTTCTTTCCCGACCAGGGCTGGGAGGCGCTGTTAACCAAGGTGTTAGCCGACCTTCCTCTGCGTCTGCCCTGGCAAAATCGCCCGCGTGATGTCGGGTATATCATCGCCCATCTGTCTGAAACGCTGGGTGCAGACAACCTGCGCAACTGTCATCTGCAGGTCGCTAACGAACTCTTTTATCGCAACAAAGCCGCCTGGCTGGTGGGCAAGCTGGTTACGCCGGACGCCACGCTACCGTTTCTGCTGCCCATTCACCGCAGCGATGAAGGGGAGCTGGCGGTGGATACCTGCCTGACCACCAACGCCGAGGCCAGCATCGTTTTCGGTTTCGCCCGCTCCTATTTTATGGTTTATGCCCCGCAGCCGGGCGCGCTGGTGGAGTGGTTGCGGGAGATCCTGCCCGGTAAAACCACCGCCGAGCTCTATATGGCGATAGGGTGTCAGAAGCACGCCAAAACCGAGAGCTATCGGGAGTACCTGCACTATATCGCCCGTGCCGACGAGCAGTTTATCGAGGCGCCGGGCATTCGCGGTATGGTGATGCTGGTCTTCACCCTGCCGGGATTTGATCGGGTCTTTAAGGTGATTAAGGACAGGTTCGCCCCGCAAAAAGAGATGACTGCTGCTCACGTCCGTGCCTGCTATCAGCTGGTTAAGGAGCACGATCGCGTCGGGCGCATGGCGGATACCCAGGAGTTTGAGAACTTCGTACTCGATAAGCGGCAGATTGCGCCGGAACTGATGGCGCTGTTGCTCCGGGAGGCGCCGGGAAAAATCAGCGATCTGGGCGACCGGATTGCCATCAGCCACCTCTATATCGAACGGCGGATGGTGCCGCTCAATATCTGGCTGGAGCAGGCGGAGGGGCAGGCGCTGCACGACGCCATCGAAGAGTACGGCAACGCTATCCGTCAGCTGGCGGCGGCCAACATCTTTCCGGGCGATATGTTGTTTAAAAACTTCGGCGTCACCCGACACGGGCGGGTGGTGTTCTACGATTACGACGAAATCTGCTACATGACGGAAGTGAATTTCCGCGAGATCCCACCCCCGCGTTATCCGGAGGATGAGCTCGCCAGCGAGCCCTGGTACAGCGTCTCACCGGGGGATGTTTTCCCGGAGGAGTTTCGTCACTGGCTCTGCGCCGACCCACGCATCGGGACGCTGTTTGAGGAGATGCATGCCGATCTGTTCCGCGCTGACTACTGGCGGAGCCTGCAGACGCGCATCCAGAACGGGCATGTGGAAGATGTATATGCTTACCGGCGTAAGCAGCGCTTTAGCGTGCGGTATGCTGCATAA
- a CDS encoding Na/Pi cotransporter family protein, which translates to MLTLLHLLSAVALLVWGTHIVRTGVMRVFGARLRTVLSRSIEKKPLAFCAGIGVTALVQSSNATTMLVTSFVAQDLVALTPALVIVLGADVGTALMARVLTFDLSWLSPLLIFIGVIFFLGRKQTRAGQLGRVGIGLGLILLALELIVQAVTPITQASGVQVIFASLTGDILLDALIGAVFALISYSSLAAVLLTATLTAAGIISFPVALCLVIGANLGSGLLAVLNNSAANAAARRVALGSLLFKLVGSLAILPFVYPLANLMDNLSLPESEMVIYFHVFYNLVRCLAMVPFAGVMARFCERIIRDEPELDARLKPKHLDTSALDTPALALANAARETLRMGDAMEQMLEGLKKVMHGEPREEKALRKLADDINVLYTAIKLYLARMPKDELAEEESRRWAEIIEMSLNLEQASDIVERMGSEIADKSLAARRAFSLEGVKELDALHDQLLANLKLAMSVFFSSDLASARRLRRNKHRFRILNRRYSHAHVDRLHQQNVQSIETSSLHMGLLGDMKRLNSLFCAVAYSVMEQPDEDDGRDEY; encoded by the coding sequence GTGCTGACTCTGCTACATCTGCTTTCTGCCGTGGCGTTGCTGGTCTGGGGCACGCACATTGTCCGTACCGGCGTGATGCGTGTTTTTGGTGCCCGCTTACGTACTGTACTCAGCCGCAGCATTGAGAAAAAACCGCTCGCGTTCTGCGCCGGCATTGGCGTGACCGCGCTGGTGCAAAGCAGCAACGCCACCACCATGCTGGTCACCTCGTTTGTGGCGCAGGATCTGGTGGCGCTGACCCCTGCGCTGGTGATTGTCCTCGGTGCCGACGTGGGGACCGCGCTGATGGCGCGGGTGTTAACCTTCGATCTCTCCTGGCTGTCGCCGCTGCTGATTTTCATCGGCGTGATATTTTTCCTTGGCCGTAAACAGACCCGCGCCGGACAGCTGGGACGGGTGGGGATCGGCCTTGGCCTGATTCTGCTGGCGCTGGAGCTGATCGTCCAGGCCGTCACACCCATTACCCAGGCCAGCGGCGTGCAGGTCATCTTCGCCTCGTTGACCGGCGATATCCTGCTGGATGCGCTGATTGGCGCGGTGTTTGCCCTGATTAGCTACTCCAGCCTGGCGGCGGTGCTGCTAACCGCCACGCTCACCGCGGCGGGGATCATCTCCTTCCCGGTGGCCCTGTGTCTGGTGATTGGCGCTAACCTCGGCTCCGGCCTGCTGGCGGTACTCAATAATAGCGCCGCCAACGCCGCGGCCCGTCGCGTGGCGCTCGGCAGCCTGCTGTTTAAGCTGGTGGGTAGCCTGGCCATCCTGCCTTTCGTCTATCCGCTGGCGAATCTGATGGATAACCTGTCGCTGCCGGAATCGGAGATGGTGATCTACTTCCACGTCTTTTATAACCTGGTGCGCTGCCTGGCGATGGTACCCTTTGCCGGGGTGATGGCGCGGTTCTGTGAACGGATTATCCGCGATGAACCCGAGCTCGATGCGCGCCTGAAACCGAAACATCTGGACACCTCAGCTCTGGATACCCCGGCGCTGGCGCTGGCCAATGCCGCTCGGGAAACGCTGCGCATGGGCGATGCCATGGAGCAGATGCTGGAGGGGCTGAAAAAGGTGATGCACGGCGAACCGCGGGAAGAGAAAGCGCTGCGCAAGCTCGCGGATGACATCAACGTGCTCTATACCGCCATCAAGCTCTATCTGGCGCGGATGCCAAAAGATGAGCTGGCGGAAGAAGAGTCCCGCCGCTGGGCGGAGATCATAGAGATGTCGCTCAACCTGGAGCAGGCCTCCGATATCGTCGAACGCATGGGGAGTGAAATCGCTGACAAATCGCTGGCGGCCCGCCGGGCGTTTTCCCTCGAAGGGGTCAAAGAGCTGGATGCGCTGCACGATCAGCTGCTTGCCAACCTCAAGCTGGCGATGTCGGTCTTTTTCTCCAGCGATCTGGCCAGCGCCCGCCGCCTGCGTCGTAACAAGCACCGTTTCCGCATCCTCAACCGCCGCTATTCCCACGCGCACGTTGACCGGCTGCACCAGCAGAACGTGCAAAGTATCGAGACCAGCTCCCTGCATATGGGGCTACTGGGCGACATGAAGCGTCTGAACTCCCTGTTCTGCGCGGTGGCGTACAGCGTGATGGAGCAGCCGGATGAAGATGATGGCCGGGATGAGTATTAA
- the aceB gene encoding malate synthase A → MNQQATIIDELAFNQPHGEQEQQILTPDAVEFLTELVTRFTPKRNKLLAARIQQQQDIDNGKLPDFISETASIREGNWTIRGIPQDLQDRRVEITGPVERKMVINALNANVKVFMADFEDSLAPDWNKVIEGQINLRDAVNGTISHTNEAGKIYQLKPNPAVLVCRVRGLHLPEKHVTWNGEAIPGSLFDFALYFFHNHKNLLAKGSGPYFYLPKTQSWQEAAWWGEVFSYAEDRFDLPRGTIKATLLIETLPAVFQMDEILHALRDHIVGLNCGRWDYIFSYIKTLKNHPDRVLPDRQVVTMDKSFLNAYSRLLIKTCHKRGAFAMGGMAAFIPSKDSERNNQVLNKVKADKELEASNGHDGTWVAHPGLADTAMEVFNRILGDNKNQLHVTREEDTPVTAAQLLEPCEGERTEEGMRANIRVAVQYIEAWISGNGCVPIYGLMEDAATAEISRTSIWQWIHHQKTLSNGKPVTKALFREMLSEEMLNIQDELGEHRFSSGRFDAAARLMEQITTSDELIDFLTLPGYRLLA, encoded by the coding sequence ATGAATCAACAGGCAACCATTATCGATGAACTGGCCTTTAACCAACCGCATGGCGAGCAGGAGCAGCAGATTCTGACGCCAGATGCCGTTGAGTTTCTTACCGAGCTGGTGACCCGCTTCACGCCAAAACGCAATAAGTTACTGGCCGCACGTATCCAGCAGCAGCAAGACATTGATAACGGAAAGCTGCCTGACTTTATTTCGGAAACCGCTTCCATTCGTGAAGGTAACTGGACGATACGCGGCATTCCGCAGGATCTGCAGGACCGACGCGTCGAGATCACCGGGCCGGTAGAACGCAAAATGGTGATCAATGCGCTGAATGCCAATGTGAAAGTCTTTATGGCGGATTTTGAAGATTCGCTGGCGCCTGACTGGAACAAAGTGATCGAAGGTCAGATCAATCTGCGCGACGCGGTGAACGGCACCATCAGTCACACCAATGAAGCCGGCAAAATTTATCAGCTTAAACCTAACCCGGCGGTCCTGGTCTGCCGCGTGCGCGGCCTGCATTTACCGGAAAAGCATGTTACCTGGAACGGGGAAGCGATCCCGGGCAGCCTGTTCGACTTTGCCCTCTACTTCTTCCATAACCATAAAAATCTGCTGGCAAAAGGCAGCGGCCCCTATTTCTACCTGCCGAAAACCCAGTCCTGGCAGGAAGCGGCCTGGTGGGGTGAGGTCTTCAGCTATGCCGAAGATCGTTTCGACCTGCCGCGCGGCACCATCAAAGCCACGCTGCTGATTGAAACCCTGCCGGCGGTGTTCCAGATGGATGAGATCCTGCATGCCCTGCGTGACCACATCGTTGGCCTGAATTGCGGCCGCTGGGATTACATTTTCAGCTATATCAAGACCCTGAAAAACCATCCCGATCGTGTTCTGCCGGATCGCCAGGTGGTGACCATGGACAAATCATTCCTGAATGCCTACTCGCGTCTGCTGATCAAAACCTGCCACAAACGCGGTGCCTTCGCGATGGGCGGCATGGCGGCCTTTATTCCGAGCAAAGACAGCGAGCGTAACAATCAGGTGCTGAACAAGGTGAAGGCCGACAAAGAGCTGGAAGCCAGCAACGGCCATGACGGCACCTGGGTGGCGCATCCCGGACTGGCCGATACCGCCATGGAGGTGTTCAACCGCATTCTGGGCGATAACAAAAATCAGCTGCACGTAACCCGCGAAGAGGATACGCCAGTCACCGCCGCACAGCTGCTCGAGCCGTGCGAGGGCGAGCGCACTGAAGAGGGAATGCGCGCCAATATTCGCGTGGCGGTGCAGTACATCGAAGCGTGGATCTCCGGCAACGGCTGTGTGCCGATTTACGGTCTGATGGAGGATGCCGCTACCGCTGAGATCTCCCGTACCTCTATCTGGCAGTGGATCCACCATCAGAAGACCCTCAGCAACGGCAAACCGGTCACCAAAGCCCTGTTCCGCGAGATGCTGTCGGAAGAGATGCTGAACATTCAGGACGAACTGGGCGAGCACCGCTTCAGCAGCGGCCGCTTCGACGCCGCCGCACGCCTGATGGAACAGATCACCACCTCAGATGAGCTCATCGACTTCCTGACGCTGCCTGGCTATCGCCTGCTGGCCTGA